The Haloplanus natans DSM 17983 DNA segment GGCCACGTCCGGGTGGTCGCGGAGCGCGTCGGCCACCTCGGCGGGCGCGACGTTCTCGCCGCCGGTGACGATCAGGTCGTCCGTGCGGCCGACGATCCAGACCCGGCCGTCCCCGTCGCGGTAGCCCACGTCGCCGGTGCGGAGGCCGTCCTCGCCGAACGCCGCCGCCGTCGCGTCCGCGTCGAGGTAGCCCGGCGACACCGTCGGTCCCGAGACGACGAGTTCGCCCGTCTCGCCCGGCGAGCGTTCGTCGCCGTCCGCATCGCGAACGGCGAGGTCGGTCCAGTAGAGCGGGCGACCGACCGTTCCCGGATGGGCGACGGCTTCCTCGGGCGTCGCCGTCGCGATCTGTGAGGCCGTCTCCGTCATCCCGTAGGTGGGGAAGACGGGGATCGAACGCTCGATACACCGATCGAGCAGAGTGCCGGTCGCAGGCGCGCCGCCGAGAAGCACCGCCCGGAGCGACGGCCCGAGGTCGTCGGTCGTCGCGTCGAGGAGACGCGAGAGCGTCGTCGGCACCAGGGAGGTGGCCGTCACGTCGTAGCGCTCGAAATCCGCGGCGACCGCGTCGGCGTCGAACGACTTCCTGAGAACGACCGTCATGCCGTACAGGGGGCCACGGAGGACGGGCGTGAGACCGCCGACGTGATGCAGGGGGAGGGCGACGTGCCACCTCTCCGAGCGGTCGAAGCCGAGACGGAAGACGGAGGCGACAGCGCTCGCGAGGACGTTCCGAAGCGTGAGGCGGACGCCCTTCGGCGCACCCGTCGTGCCCGATGTGAAGGGGATCAGGAGCGTCGAATCGAGCGCCCAGTCGTGCGACACGACGGCGTCGGGCGTGTGGGCGCCGAGTAGGGTCACCGCCGAGTCGGCCACGCCGGTGCCGGCGTCGCCGTCGACGGAGACGACTGGAACGGACGCACCGTCGCCGTCCGCCGTGTTCGCCGCCGCCACCACGTCGGCCGCCGTCGTCGCGTCACAGACGAGCGTCGTCACCGCCGCCCGATCGAGTCGGGTAGCGAGTTCGTCGGGCGTGAGCCGCGTCCCGAGGGGGACGAGGACGGCGCCGAGTCGGACAGCGGCGTGGATCACCTGGACGGCGGCCGGGCGCGTCGGGAGGCAGACGCCCAGACGGTCGCCGGGGCGGACGCCGAG contains these protein-coding regions:
- the menE gene encoding o-succinylbenzoate--CoA ligase, whose translation is MNDPLTDRAAVTPDATALIDADRDERWSVADLDSAVERVAGRLAALGVRPGDRLGVCLPTRPAAVQVIHAAVRLGAVLVPLGTRLTPDELATRLDRAAVTTLVCDATTAADVVAAANTADGDGASVPVVSVDGDAGTGVADSAVTLLGAHTPDAVVSHDWALDSTLLIPFTSGTTGAPKGVRLTLRNVLASAVASVFRLGFDRSERWHVALPLHHVGGLTPVLRGPLYGMTVVLRKSFDADAVAADFERYDVTATSLVPTTLSRLLDATTDDLGPSLRAVLLGGAPATGTLLDRCIERSIPVFPTYGMTETASQIATATPEEAVAHPGTVGRPLYWTDLAVRDADGDERSPGETGELVVSGPTVSPGYLDADATAAAFGEDGLRTGDVGYRDGDGRVWIVGRTDDLIVTGGENVAPAEVADALRDHPDVADAAVVGVPDEEWGERVAALVVPREGAAPSVAALDDHCRARLAGHKLPRTFRFADAIPRTDSGTVDRDAVRERLA